The Verrucomicrobium spinosum DSM 4136 = JCM 18804 genome includes a region encoding these proteins:
- a CDS encoding response regulator transcription factor, whose product MTILVVEDDPRTAEALRESITDAGWTAEVLMRGDEAVQCISTQAFDAVIMDIMLPGKDGLSIVKQLRAMHNSTPVLMLSARGDVDHRISGLDAGADDYLAKPFSMGEVVARIRAIARRGGESGAILLRLADLTLDVPHRVAQRAGKNIELSPREFRLVQVLMQNVDTVCNRTMLLRLVWDYNFDPGTNLVDVYVRKLRDKIDQGHAIPLLHTVRGVGYLMSDKQP is encoded by the coding sequence ATGACCATACTGGTAGTGGAAGACGACCCTCGCACGGCCGAAGCCCTGCGGGAATCCATCACGGACGCGGGCTGGACTGCCGAGGTATTGATGCGCGGTGACGAAGCCGTGCAGTGCATCAGCACCCAGGCCTTTGATGCGGTGATCATGGACATCATGCTGCCTGGCAAAGACGGGCTCTCCATCGTCAAACAGCTTCGGGCCATGCATAACTCCACCCCGGTGCTCATGCTTTCTGCCCGGGGCGATGTGGACCACCGCATCAGCGGCCTGGATGCCGGGGCGGATGACTACCTGGCAAAGCCCTTCTCCATGGGGGAGGTGGTGGCCCGTATTCGCGCCATCGCCCGCCGGGGAGGGGAGTCGGGTGCCATCCTCCTGCGTCTGGCGGACCTGACGCTGGATGTGCCCCACCGCGTGGCCCAGCGGGCTGGCAAGAACATCGAGCTCAGCCCTCGCGAGTTCCGGCTCGTGCAGGTGCTCATGCAGAATGTGGACACCGTTTGCAATCGCACCATGCTGCTCCGCCTCGTCTGGGACTACAACTTTGACCCGGGCACGAACCTTGTGGATGTGTACGTCCGCAAGTTGCGCGACAAGATTGATCAGGGGCACGCTATTCCGCTGTTGCACACCGTCAGGGGAGTGGGCTACCTGATGTCGGACAAGCAACCATGA
- a CDS encoding sensor histidine kinase: MKRSLRTRLFWAHTCLFLLAGVISVLFTWLELAREGGPLQGTGTADWSYFLAAAAASCVPVLLLGAVSWWLIRRALSPILALTQAAEKINQDSLHQQIPLRGTGDELDRLTSVLNDMTRRLDTAFQEVREFTLHASHELKTPLTILRNGFEQALMDTALSETHRDRVANWLDEIERLNRIVSGLTFLTQADAHQVHLLVEDLDMAELVRDAAGEASILGQTLNLSVNVVIGTPCSVRGDRHRLRQLLLNLTDNAVKYNRLDGYVEYQLRQEGEQAVITVRSGGRGIGPDELPKIFDRFFRSGNSRGSTTEGCGLGLSIARWIAEEHKGSLTAASKPDNTVMTLRVPLAGLTLSGQATLG; this comes from the coding sequence ATGAAAAGGTCCCTGCGCACACGGCTCTTCTGGGCGCACACCTGTCTGTTCCTGCTTGCCGGAGTCATTTCGGTCCTGTTCACCTGGTTGGAACTGGCCAGGGAAGGGGGGCCGCTTCAGGGGACGGGCACCGCAGACTGGTCCTACTTTCTTGCGGCTGCGGCGGCGTCATGTGTTCCCGTCTTGCTGCTTGGGGCCGTGAGCTGGTGGCTCATCCGGCGGGCGCTTTCCCCGATTCTGGCCCTGACCCAGGCAGCGGAGAAGATCAACCAGGACAGTCTGCACCAGCAGATACCCCTGAGGGGTACCGGCGATGAACTGGATCGTCTGACCTCTGTGCTCAATGACATGACACGGCGTCTGGACACGGCGTTTCAGGAGGTGCGGGAGTTCACCCTGCATGCGTCCCATGAGCTGAAGACCCCGCTCACCATCCTGCGCAACGGTTTTGAGCAGGCCCTCATGGATACCGCCCTGTCCGAGACCCACCGGGACCGGGTGGCAAACTGGCTGGACGAGATCGAGCGACTCAACCGCATCGTCTCTGGTCTCACCTTCCTGACCCAGGCAGATGCTCATCAGGTGCACCTCCTGGTGGAGGATCTGGACATGGCTGAGCTGGTGCGGGACGCTGCTGGGGAAGCCTCCATCTTGGGGCAGACGCTCAATCTCAGCGTGAACGTGGTCATCGGCACACCCTGTAGTGTACGGGGGGATCGCCACCGCCTGCGCCAGCTCCTGCTGAACCTCACGGACAACGCGGTGAAGTACAACCGGCTGGATGGGTATGTGGAGTACCAGTTGCGACAGGAGGGTGAGCAGGCTGTGATCACCGTGCGCAGCGGCGGGCGGGGGATCGGTCCAGACGAGTTGCCCAAGATTTTTGACCGCTTCTTCCGCAGCGGGAATTCCCGGGGCAGCACCACAGAAGGGTGCGGCCTTGGGCTCAGCATTGCCCGATGGATCGCGGAAGAGCACAAGGGCTCCCTGACCGCCGCCTCCAAGCCGGACAACACCGTGATGACCCTGAGAGTGCCCTTGGCAGGTCTGACGCTGTCTGGCCAGGCCACACTGGGATGA